The genomic region TTTAGTTAGCTAATTTAAAGTGAACGTAGATAAGGGGAGGAGCACAGCAACACATAACTTGTTGCTATTATACTTGCCAAGCATTACTTAACTTACCGTGGTAAGCATTTCCAACCCGTGTTGCTAGGTGTAAGGCAGCTCAAACGTGTCTACGGGAGCCGCAGCGGCACTTTAGTGCAAGGTAAGAAAGACAAACCTGGAGGCTGTGGGTCTGTGATTGTAAACAATGTATCATTGCAGTCAGCTTATTTGGCAGACATATGATCAAGTTCTGTGTCTGATTTGGAGCACATATGAACTACCCAGGCCATCTGGTAATGTAGATCTAGTGGAACTGCAGCTTAATGACTGGTTATTATAAAAACTTTCCTTAATGCCTGGCAGATTTAAAACTGTGTAATACTAGAGTTAACCACAAGGTGGTAGTCAAAGTTAATAACTTATTTAAAAACCTGCTAAAACTCTTGACATATTAGCTTGTGATGTGTTCATTGAAAATTTCAGtgaataaattgatttttaataactaaaatagCTGGATACCTCACTAACAAGCCTATACACAATATGTAATATTACCTTATACACGACTGAAACAGAATGACAGTCAAGCAATATTCTTAGAACCGGTTTCCTTTCAAGGGAGTATGAGCAGAGGAATGCCATACTGAGTTGCTAAGTTAAACTAAAAATAGGAATTTCACACAAACAGTAAAAAActgtttttgtcattttgtgaATGTTTTGAGAGCTTCCAGAAGGACTAGGTGAAGGATCCCgtgatatttttattcatacCAGGGTGAAGAACAGAATTAATATGCTAACCTGTGatcaatattttcatcttttacttCAAGGTGAAAAGTAAGAAAATTGTTCCAGGTAATCCTGAATTATCTCTAGGGATCTTGGGTATTTCGCCTATGCCTGAAAGGTAAAtacttttgcagcattttttaaatttgcttttaattgtCTTTTCTGCTATTAAACAAGACCAGCTGCTTCCCTCTTTTCTACACAGTACCTTAAAAAAtggatgggggagggaagggggaagcagcAGCGGTCAAAGAGGCAGTGTGGGAAGATAATAAAGCCAGCAACTATATGGAATTATAGCTGAGGCTTTGCAAGTATGTAAGCATAagctgggaggaagaaaaagagccaCTTGGTTCAGCAGGAGGTTAAACTCTGTGGGAAACAGCAGCGGATGTTAATGCTGGGGTTTGGATAAGCATTAACTCCCTTGCGTTAACTCTCTTCAGAAGAGGAATGTACAACCGTAATGGATTAACTGAtggcagcacagcagaggagcCTGCTGCGCTGCCAGGAGGAGGTCTGATAGACAGCATGAAGAAATAATTCTTGGCCAGATCCATCCTAAATGAGAGAGTTTGAAACCAGGTTTATCTATAAGCTGAAGCCAGACAGCCCTTGCTATGACCAAGGGACCAAAAGCAGTATATTTCTTACACAAGtattccctcttctgccagtGTTTTGGGAAAAATATTGACCAAAGTCTTAGGTTTGTGTTTTTCACAGGATAGGCAGTAATACCACTTTTAACAATTTTGCTGAGGTCAAGTAGAAGATTCTCTAGGAGAGTATTAGGGAAAAGTATCATAAACTCTTGCTGTTTTCTTATACTCTTGCCTAGGCATCTGCTTTTGGCCACTCTCAGACATAGGTTGGGTGAACTACGTCGATCTTTAGTCTGACTCTCTACTGCTTTATGataagaaagagaggaaataagactgtgatgtgatgtgatgtgataAAGACTTCTTTGTCTTTACTGATTTAtatctaaaaaaatgaaaaacctttaCCTGTCTTCTGTCTCCCTCCTCTCAAATAGCTCCCTTACTAAAGTAAAGTTCTTGGAAACAGGTATGTGACTGGTAAGATTACTGGTAATCTTACACTAGTAAGATTATAGTATCACAAATGTCTAGCAAATGAAGATTGATTTGTCTAATCATATGTACATTTTAAGCTCCGATTAGAAACTTTTGTTAAGagtcttttttaatttcatatttatcaaaacacctgaaaaatgGTCAGAATGTGTTAACAGTAGCAACTTTAATTCCTTCtatagaatttttatttcaaatgagatACAAATAGACATTTGTGTCTTCCAAAAACAGAAGCACAGCAGAAGTAGGAACACAACTCGTGACACTTCTGATTGCTATATGAATActcaataaaaaggaaaacaattcaccgaatcaaagaaaaatttcttttgagCTCTTTTGACACAAAGATGCAAAAGAGAACACAAATCCAGTTTGTCACCAACTTCACTTTTTCATCCTTGAAGTTTGTTTTATAAAATCCATGATATTGTGCTTAGAAATATAAATTCCTCagcaaatttattaaaatttcacAATGGAATTTTATGGATGCATCAGTAACTGAATAATGTAGTGTCTTTGGGCAAATAAAACTCACACCAGCATGAAGAACTATTTTTACCATTCTCAGTGCAGATAACTAAATATCGGATGTCTGTATGATACTCTGGAAAAGATGTAATATAAAAAAGTcctcaaaataaaaggaaaagtcatGTGATATTGTATAAAACAGAGAAGGAATCAGTTCATGAGCCCCTCTCCAAAATGTCAGgtagacagagaaggaaagagaagtaaCAAATGCTTTTGTGTTCCTTCTCCTGCAAAGTCTGAAGTGcacagaaaacaatggaaaacaaTTAATgttcacagcagcagcatcttatTTTCCCTACAATGAGATAGAAACAGTACCCTTGCAAAAGATAAGCTGTTCCACAAAATACCTGAGGGAACTGAAAGAAATGTAAAGGCTGGATTTTTGAGGGGGTCAGGCCCTAAGCTCGAAGGTAGGTGTGTATGATACAACTGAACAGCTCTTtgacaacattttcttttcccttttctgcttgcttttactGAGGAGAACaaaaatatgtatacatatgttgAGGAACAAGGTATCCAAGAAAAGTAGCTTACACTAttgtttttctctggtttgtGGGTGTGACTAGATTAAAGGTCACAACAAGCTGAATTGGTTGACTCTCTAATTTACAATTTTGATCTTCCAGGGAGAATCTGGAGACTATTTTCCAGGACATGAAAGAAGAGTGTCATCGAATCTGTATGCTAGCCAGAGAACAAACAGACCAACTGAGTAAATTTAAGATAAAGCCAGAACCTGAAACTGGTAATATCATACTTAAGCTCTTATTGTGATTCAACTGTTTGAAAGCTTTGctttatatttgaaaatactgtaaattaCACATACATAGAAGTACTTCCACTGTTTACCATCTGCCTTTTTCAAGTCTGCTCACATGGTGCTCAGTATTTCACCAAGAAAACGCACCGCCAGTTTTGGCATTCTATGACGAATGCTCCAAATCACATGCTATGAAAGACAGTCATCACATCAATGGCTCTTGTAATTGTTTTGTCCCTTGGAGTGAGAGGCAGGCACTTACTACATGTGATATCCCATCATACTGTGTGAATGACAGCACTTGCTTGCTTTTAATTTAGCTGTCAGTTCAAAAGATGTCTGTTATGAATGTCTCTGGCCCCATATCTGCTAGAGGAAAACTGCCGGACTGGACTGAGGAGAGTCAGAGGACTTATTTTCTAGACTTTCTTGTGCAGACTTCTGAATACTGTTCTGTTATATGGGACAAGAGCTTAATCCAACAGGTCCTGAGAACAAAAGAAAGGCTGGATTTTTTTGCAACTGAAGAGATCCTGAATGTCTAGTTCTGCTAATGCTTACATTTAATGTAATGTAGGCTACTATGGGTATTCCCTACTAGTTTTTCTTAATAGTAGGATCAGACTCTTAAGTGATTTCAAAAACACCTGCCAGACTTAAACGGTTGAAGCAGAAGACACTGATTTCAGCACTTGCTTCTAATTTAGGTTATACCATTACTGAAGTTTTGTTACATGAGCGCTAATGTCTAGCTCATGTCTTCAAATCGCTATGTCTGATTGTTATATGCTGATTGTACGCTACTAAATGTTATTATTTGGGCGTGGGAATTTTGGGGGGTTAGTGCTTGGCAACTTATTTCAGAAtggatttgttttccttaaatgaGTGCCTAACTCAACTGTGTGAAAAGCTATACATGATATAGATTGAATCTGCTTGATTTCTGTTACTTCTGTGGCCCACATTACTACAATATCTGAGTGATGTCAGAAGGCTGCAGTACAATAAATGTGTACTGAGGTTATTCTCTCACTTGATTAGGAGTAACCCTGCATATTATTAccatttttgttaataaaatgacaaaaattaaggggaaattctcaaaacaaagggaaaatatgGTCCTACTTATGAATAGTTATTCATTTTAGATATTTACCTAATTTGGAAACCAATGGAAGTTTGGTACCTGAATACATTCTAAAATTGTGCTCATGGTGCTTAGCATGTTCTTGGCGCTGTGTGAAATGGTTTTGGTTCCAGCTTCTATTTCTGACAGAACACTTCCGTAAATATATGCAAGTATGTGTTAAGAGTATGGGACAACataattttcaataaaatgaaaatgtttgtagCCATAAATCAAAGAGAAATATAATTATTAGAACAGAATTACTTGTTTTATTTCGgttctgataatttttgtgtcaGAGCTAGTGTTTGTGAATGAGAACTGCGCCTCAAACTGattccaaagagaaaaaataaaggttgaaaagccaagaagaaaatCAAAAACCTCTCAGGAAAAATACCCCAGCACCACACCTTTAACAGTTATACTGCAGTGGactatttaatgttttcttcgttctttcttcacagaaatacagttttccatGCCGATACAGTGTACTGATAAAACTGATGAACAAGCAGAAGAGCTTTTTAAGCCTCGGGTTATAAAGGATATAAATAGAGGTGCATCATGCATCACATCTATCACACCAAGAGGAGTGGGCCAAGATGAGGACAACAACTCTGTAGAATCACTTTCTAAATTTAATGTCAAGTTTCCACCTACAGACAATGACTCTGCTTTCTTGCAGAGCACTCAGGAAAAACCAACAGTTCCTTGTACTGGTATAGCCGAAAACATGCTTCAAGATCGTCATTTTAACCTGGAGCACAGAGACCGTGCTGTTAACCTCAGTAAATTGGAATCTAACTCATTTGAAGCTCATGGAGTTGATCTCATGACCTCAGCTTTACAAAGCTTAACTACTGTtgacaaaacaaaccccccaaatcATGCAAACATGCCCATAGAAAATGCCCATGACAAAACCTGTTTAAACACAACAGACACTGGTTTCACATTTGTACCTAAGCACACAAACCAGGGTGTAcctgaagtaatttttccttctttagaaGCTGCTGGGACAACCATCAGAGGTCCTCATCAGGTATCTTTCTATAAATACtgtacatttcaaaaaatggtaATGATTCAGACAAACGCTTTGCAAAGATCTTTGAGACAGGATTAATATAGTCTATGAGGTATCTCATCAGTCTGTTTATAAGACAATATCTCATCAGTCCTTCCTTATACTGAAGTACATATACAAGGCACTTTTCCAGTGAAAGGGCAGGAATTTAAGCAGATGTAAGCACTGGATATGCTTGCACAAATTTCAGTTCATTTAGATATTAATTGCTTCTATATCTATTTCAAAGCTGTCATTAATTGTATGTTGCTCCCTAGATTGCTTTCTTTCTACCCTTGATCTCAGTTGAATAGGGCACataattgttttaattgtttttaatgtaCAGCAGAGAATATGACAAATGGACTAATTAAAAAGCTGAACAGATAAATACTTCACTGTGGAAAAATGTTCTACTTTTTATCTCAACCTGAGGTATAAACAGCACCCTATTCCTCCCCTCTAAAAAGACTTAAGATTTTTTCTTCATAGTTTAAGTAGTCAAGGAGGAAAgcatatttatattttcaaaagaagGGAAGTTCACTGAAAGACTTTATTTTAGGTTTATGTAGGTACTTTGGGCTTGAATTTCAGTTATAGCTACTTGAAGTCCATGGAAGCTTTTGAAAGCAAGGCCCCGCTGCTGTAATGCAGAAAAACATTTCGGCGGGTTCTGACAATCGTGTCTCTGAATACGTTGCTGCTTTGGTGTAACATCCTGTCTCAACTGAAATTGCTGGCAAAATTATTATGGACCTTTATGGACTGATTTTTTACATTACTGTGGCTTTTCTCACACCTTGTGAGAGGACAGCTTTTCAAGAGTAACCAAATTGTGATATTTAGGAATTCTGTGAGGGTTGATTTGGCATATTTTTTACTATTTACATTGATGTGGGTTTGTGTTCTTTGCTAATGACAAGGTACGTGCAGCGGAAGAGCTTTATCTCTCAATTTGGCCACTGCATGACATGCAAAACCAGCATTTGGAAAGCGTTTGTAGGACATGATAGCTTGGATGTTTACTTCTAAAACGTACCCAGTCTGGTATAATTTTCTATGGCAAATCAGTTTTGGATTAAAAGTTTAAAGTGTGGAAAGTTTGCTGTTCTTCATCATTGTATTTTAAACTATAAGcctgatttttcaaaatgtgttttaaatatctATTTGTAATGTAGGAGATCTCAATTCTATACCAATTTACTAATCACAgttattgtgctttacttttcatTGGATCCTCAGTTAAAGTTGTGACTGAGTTAAGCAAATTAAGCCATTTATTTTATCACTGGTAGAATTCCTGTGGAGCTGTGAAGCATTCAGTCTATTGCTTGTTACTGTCCTCTTTTTCTGTATTCCCTCTCCAGCTTGTTCTTTTACTAGTTAGTCTGTGTATTCATTTTTCAATAGATGGCACCCTGCATTGTATATTACAGCAAGTGAAACAGCTGGTATGTGGTTATAAATTGATAAGAGAGTATGCAGcttaaaaaagtagaaaagaattGTCATTGAATAGCAATAAGCTTTTGGTTTGATCATTGGTATTTCTGCAAAATAAGGAGATTAATTTGGagacataatttaaaatgtaaattatctaCTTTGTGGAGAAAATATAATAACGCTaacacttggagaaaagaagggcAATGGTGAACAGTTTCAGTATTTGTCATATCTACAATAACACCGTAGAACATATAGGACATTGATTAAAATGTTACATCTTATACAGAAGCTTGTTTGAAACAAGCCAGTATTACTTTAGGATCCATTAAATATACATCTGTGAATATCAGTATATTTAACCATCCATCACCTTTATTCAGCTGCCTTCAAAAGAGGTTTTTAAGTATTTTCCCAGTGAATTGGACTCAACTTTAGATTTCTCTGACTGTTAATTGCGCTAAAGATTTGACTCACAGATAATATGTATGTAGATTAAATactaatgtttttaaaaagttacttgcATACATGCCCTTTCAACTGTATTTACCTTAACTAAATTTCTGCATAAACTTGTTCTTagtatttttatcacttttctaAGGGGTGGTTACCCTGCTTACAGCTTCCATCATCCCTGCCACTGGTGAGGCTCCACTAGGGAGGAATTatatacctgatttttttttccctagtgtaGATAAAACTTTCAAGTATTTACTACATATGTTAACTTATAAAATGGAAAACCCCATAAATGCAATAGATTTGGCAACAGTAAGTTCTTGGAACTGCTCTCAGTTGCTGTAATAAATTTAGCTCTTTCCTTCTATGTGGATACTAAATGTGAAAACTCAGTACTGTTTTCTTAggatgtaactttttaaaaaaaacatgtgaCTGAAAAGAGCAGCAGATTAAAATAAACATGGATATTAGTGGACCTAGGATTTTACAGAATACATTTAACTGAGACTTGCATATAGACGCGTGTGTTTATTGGTATTCACAGTTTGAGGGGGTTGTTTCCACCAAAAGTATTTCTAAGAATGTTCatgattttaaaagtaaaacaatagTATCTTGATCTTGATCTGAATATTAATGTTTCTGAAATAGAACATCTGCTTAAATAATGCCCGTTCTGAAAAGCatattaagcacatgcttaacactcaaaagaaagaaatggaagttaAGTGCCTGCCTCAGTGGGTTGCTCCCTGTGTCACGCTTGCAAGATTAGAAATCTTACTATGTCCTTTGTAAGGTTTTTACAAtactattttatctttttttaaatggtgctttACATCATAAGATACTAGAAACAAGTAATTCTAAGCACATTTCTGTAGGGATGTTTAAGTGTGTCAGTGTCTAGTAGATTTAATATGCAATTTACACCAGCAACGTACAATAAGTAGACTCTTTGAGCTGAAAAAAGTGGTGTGATTGCACTTAATTACTAATTAGTCAATTTAATTATATGGATTGCTGACCATAATGAAAGACAGTAAATCTGCTATTGCTATCTGATAAGCTAAACACTGTTTAAATAGGGAATAGACAGGAAATTGACTACAAGAAgtgcagctgctttaaaaatgagGTTTAACTGCTATGAAAGCCAGGTTAGTTGTACAGTGAGTTACCATGGGAGGAATAAACAATAGATTCTAACTATTTGGCATGATGAAATTTGAATTACAGCTGAAAATTAGAACTCTTGGGTAAGTATCAATAGCAAGAAAtttaaaacttctgaagaaaCTACTTTCTGAAGTATTCTCGCTTGCCTTTCCATGTGTGAGTGaagcaagagagaagaaaacggAGCCAAAAAAAAATGTAGGGTGCTCTCCTCTTCTAGGTTCCATCCCCACATAGAGCTCATACCAGCTTGCTGCCATTCTGGCTACTTTGCAGTCACGGCAGTATGCATTAGTTTTCAGTTTACTCAAAACCTAATCGTCTCGGCCGTATAACATAACTATGTATTTTATCTCGTGTTGCTAATACTTAAAGTAATGAAACTTGATTCTTAACTTTACTTTGAAAACTGATAAAAGACTTTTTGATTCCTAGTTGGTAGGAAGTACGCTCTCACTTAGAGTATATATCAGGCTGAAGTCCCTTGACCCCCCACATCAGGTAAACGGACTCGCTGGCTTTGAACTAACTGGCTCAGGGACCAAGAGCAATACAGCTGCTGAACCAAATTTAGCATGGTTTACAGAATTGCCTGAATGCATGGATAGGGATTCAGATGGTCCTGTTGAGTTTGATGCTGTCGTGGCAGCATCATCAGGAATCCCAAAACAGATTATTTGAGATACATGTACGCTAAAAGGCAGTGAGAGTAAGTAAGCAACTTAAGCCATATGACATTGCTCTGGTCATTTTGTAAGTAAACTGAAAACTAGTTACGTGTcaataagaacagaaataaaatatgattcATATTAACTCTCTACAAGAAACACTTTATTCTAAGGTTAAAATGTGTTGTCTCATTCCTGTTAAATGGCTGTTTATGTACTATGGCTTCtacaataaaatactgaaatgcaaaGTTAAAGAAAAGCCTTAATATGTATCAGACTGATATTACAGACTTTTGCTTATAGCAGTATTTATCATTAATAGATACAGAGGCATTTTAAGTGTTTGCAAGGATAGTACGTTTatagaactttaaaaaaagttctgTCTCGCTTTTCTTAAATGAGGACTCTATAGTTAATGTCTCTGGCCAAGTAGGTGTAGAGGACACCTAGTTTAAAGAGgcaggtatttttttaatataaatataaaccaCAGCATAATGTAAACCACATTGTAAACCACAGAAAtaatcattttctgttttcttttagctCATTTGGCAGCCTCGAGACAATGATTTGCTGGCACAAGCTTATACAGACCCTGAACTGAATCAGTGTGGAATATGTGAATTCTGTCGAGAAGTTTTCCCACCATCCGTAACATCTAAGGACGATTTTCTTCGGCATCTGAATTCCCACTTCAAAGTACAGTCTTAATGTATGAGAATTCAATGGATCACTCTTTTTGcgtacatttgatttttttttttactcaatagATACGCTAAGAATTTAAGACTTCTTGTAACAAGAACTCATGACTGAAATTGTTTGTCAGATAAGCACATTTTTGGTTGTCCTTTGACAAGGTGAAACGAAACTGTAAGTCACTCAGTACTGTAATTCATATTACTGCTTGTTACGCTTCAATATTACCTTTGAGAGTGATGttaaacaccttttttcttttcttttttttttcaattaatcaTTGTCTGAGTATGCCCAAAGTCATGATTATATTTGAGTGTAGACTTGCAGGATTAATACCTTAATGTGTCTGGGGAAATCGGTGTAATGCgaggatttttttctcagtatcCAGTGATGTGATTATGTTTTCCTAGAAGTAAACAGGAAGAGAAGTAGgctctcatttttcatttctgctatAAAATTTCCAAATTTAATGTAGAATAGTGAACCTCTTAATTCAGATTCTTGTAAAATCTTCACAGTAACTGAATGCCAGGTGTGCCAAAATTAAGATAGGCTTGTTCACTAGTAAGATAAATAAACGGTTGACTTTGCCAGATGAATTGTTTACTAGAGAGAGTAATCAAACACAGCACATAAACGACCTGTTTGCCAAAATATAATGGTAGCAATTTTATGGATATCTGTTAcatgttataaaaaaataacaattttgttCATATACCTTTCTAGCATTAATAATTAGTAAAAATACTTTAATGGAAAAGGTTATATTAATATGAAGGACGGAGTGAAAAAAGGTTAAACTTTCCCTAAAACTAAGAATACCAaagattatttctctttctttctggtcTGCTAGGAAGGATTGCTCAAGTCtagaaatgaaagaggaaaacctAATCACCCAAATCTCAGTGACTTAATTTTTAACTTGAATATGCTCAGTGGCTTTCTCAATGCAATTTAAATTAGCGTTTAGTTGAAACATTGCATTCTGATAAAGTTTGCACATTTTCTGGATTTATTGGGATCAAATTAAAAATGGGGGATCTTACTAAGTAATTTAAGTTAATGATAAAGGGTGACTTGGAGCTTTTTGCATTTGAACTAAATATAGATTTTAGTCCTGATATTTGATAATTAGCATTAATATTTTCATAGCAGCAAAGCACaacagtttctctttttaaagatttgtttGCAGGTGACCAATTTCTGGAAGAATGAACACCTGCATAATTTTTAGAAATGGATttttctgcaattattttctccattttaaacaTCTCATGTTTGTGACTGGCTGTCAACAGAGTGTACTGTAATAAACAGCAGTGTACAGTGCGTGTCTGCTGCATGACCTGGAGAAAGAGTTTGTTGCTATGAGCATCTCTAAGGCCCAGCGGTGCCCAGCGCTGCCGAGGGTAGGTGCATCCCTGGGCTCGGCGTGCGAAGGACCTCCCCGGAGAGCACGGCTGGGGGTGGTTCCTGGGAGAGGCAGAAGTTCCAGcactgggaggagggaagggggattCGCACATCTCCAGCCAGCCCGACACAAAACCGACTTGTCCTCTCAACCGCGAAATTCGAGCTCAGAAGCTCACGTTATGAAGAGCTGATCAAACTGCGAATcacctttaaagaaaataaagtcatctatccgtgtcccccccccatgcGTGGACGTGTTTTCCCCATGAGTTCTTctgctggcagggaagggcggggaaggggatgggaaaaGGGAAGGACAGGGCAGGGAGCCCTGCGCCGAGCTCCCGAGCCGGGCCGCGGTTCTTTGTTGCTGGAAGCAGccgccccctccacccccgccccggctctGCCTGCAAAGCTGGGCTCCCctgcggccggggcggggcggagcaCGGTTGTCCAAAGCCTCCTAGACCAGCAGAACCCATCCATCTTCCCATATGAGAGCTCCTGCCTAGTGCAGCATCTTAGGCAGCTGCTTAAAACTTGCTGCCTGAGGGCGTCCAGCTAGGCTCAGAGACCACTGCGAGGGGCACCAGTCtggtttataaataaataaatatcacgAGAAGCAGTTGTGAGCGATTTGAAGTGGGAGGTGAGTGTGGTCCCTGAGTGGGCCCCACTCATACAGCTTTCCTGgcggaggctgctgctgccagcagggacatctgctTGATTGCACTCACCAGAGGAAGCTCAGTGttcctcccctccgctcccccttCCACACAAGCTCAACTCAGCAGCGGAGGTTGAACCCAAATGGGAAGTgggatttcattaaaaaaaaaataaataaatctggggGAAGGAAGTGGAGCCTGAGAGGAAAGAAGGAGCAGGAGACTCGTGCCGAGGTGTTCTACCAAATTCCTCCTCTGCCAGGGCCAGCGGAGTTCTCCCGGGGCTGAAGCCGCTCCCAAGGCTCCCGCAGGGGCTCGCTTGTCCCGCCGCCCTTACGGCGGTATTCGCGGGAACTCGAGTTCTGACTTGAAAGCAAGGAATCAAACCGCTCCCCTTTTCTACCCGGGGGGGCACTGAGGGGCAGGCGGTGGCGTTACGGCTGCCTCAGCCTGGTGCGAGGGCTCGGTGCCGGCGGCCGGGTAGAACACACGTAGCTCCTCTGTCTCTCCGGCTAACTCGACAGCTGCTCGTAGCTCCAGTAATTAGACTGTCAGTGCTTGTTAGGGGAGAGGAAAACGCTCCTATGACAGATTCCACGAGTCCTCTGTTTTTTAAGATCTCAAAGAAATCACCAGAGCATTAACTGGGATCTCGTATTTCTCCAGAATCAGAAGGGAAGAAGTTCCCTCTGCCATCTCGCACTCCAATGAGAGCTCTCTTCTGACTCCCATGAAACACAGTGAATTCACTTTAAGAGGCTCAGAAGTTaccttccttccctgcctaccagggaggaagagagagagctTCCTTCCTAGCCGTGTGAACTTAGTTTTAAAATCCCCTCCTCGTATTGCTGAATTTAACTAAACAGATAACTGAACAGACATGCAGTCTTTTCTCCATTAACTGAGCGGAGGAGTCGCTCCACACACACGATCCTTCCCCATCCGAAATAATGTTAATTCAGAGGATGCTCAGGAGAGACTGTTCCCTCTTACGAACAAAAGCACTGGAGGATCAAGCCGAGATGCTCCTACCCCCACCCGTGGTTCACTCAGCAGATGAGACTCAGAGGAGGcgatttcttttcctccctacCGTATATTCCCCTTTCCCCCGCAATCATACAAGGTTAACTCAACAGAGGAGTCTCAATCCAAATGGCAACCGggattgcattaaaaaaaaaaaatgaaggaagggggagaaaaaaatcagaaatagggaaagaaaagagaaaaagcagcaggctgATTACGAGGTGTCAAAACTG from Rissa tridactyla isolate bRisTri1 chromosome 7, bRisTri1.patW.cur.20221130, whole genome shotgun sequence harbors:
- the TANK gene encoding TRAF family member-associated NF-kappa-B activator — translated: MDKNIGEQLNKAYEAYRQACMDRDHAVKELQQKTENYMQQTREQQEKIELQNSIIAKLKSQLAALNANRGNAHPYILMHEDIETSNLSFSQLSEKLNIAKQREKLLKEQLESESMKLKQLEDKNNQKERKLLSIISNQEDKIRTLKSKLKELNEAQKGIQMPTYKREVKSKKIVPGNPELSLGILGISPMPERENLETIFQDMKEECHRICMLAREQTDQLSKFKIKPEPETEIQFSMPIQCTDKTDEQAEELFKPRVIKDINRGASCITSITPRGVGQDEDNNSVESLSKFNVKFPPTDNDSAFLQSTQEKPTVPCTGIAENMLQDRHFNLEHRDRAVNLSKLESNSFEAHGVDLMTSALQSLTTVDKTNPPNHANMPIENAHDKTCLNTTDTGFTFVPKHTNQGVPEVIFPSLEAAGTTIRGPHQLIWQPRDNDLLAQAYTDPELNQCGICEFCREVFPPSVTSKDDFLRHLNSHFKVQS